One genomic region from Prochlorococcus marinus CUG1433 encodes:
- a CDS encoding DUF805 domain-containing protein yields the protein MLYNFLNAYQEFWIKATEFKGSTSRSDWWFVQLANLIISFLTIPIFVKTFGFNAYGMVCIIPQIAIDIRRIRDFGKDWKWIFINLIPILGWIVWFIWLGFGKSGNGKNKFI from the coding sequence ATGCTTTATAACTTTTTAAATGCCTATCAAGAGTTTTGGATTAAAGCTACAGAGTTTAAAGGATCAACATCACGATCGGACTGGTGGTTCGTTCAATTAGCGAATCTTATAATTTCTTTCCTAACTATCCCAATATTTGTAAAAACATTTGGTTTTAATGCTTATGGAATGGTTTGTATCATTCCTCAAATAGCTATTGATATTAGAAGAATTAGAGATTTTGGTAAGGATTGGAAATGGATCTTTATAAATTTAATACCAATATTGGGTTGGATTGTGTGGTTTATATGGCTAGGATTTGGAAAGTCTGGTAATGGCAAAAATAAATTCATCTAA
- a CDS encoding cupin domain-containing protein, which translates to MKVIITSPCSASTIIQYGIKSWPIWECEPSKFQWNYDDKEICLIIEGQAKISTKNGDIYFIKAGDLVEFPAGLYCEWEITKSIKKHYRLGS; encoded by the coding sequence GTGAAAGTTATAATCACTTCCCCTTGTAGTGCAAGCACCATAATTCAATATGGAATAAAAAGTTGGCCTATTTGGGAATGTGAGCCAAGTAAATTTCAATGGAATTACGATGATAAAGAAATTTGCTTAATTATTGAAGGCCAAGCAAAAATTAGTACGAAAAACGGTGATATTTATTTTATTAAAGCTGGAGATCTTGTTGAGTTTCCTGCTGGACTTTACTGCGAATGGGAAATAACCAAAAGTATTAAAAAACATTATCGATTGGGTAGCTAG
- a CDS encoding fatty acid desaturase, protein MFKIERSDFLIRPFLKRNNFIALYQVISTVIPIISIWIIVEKIINNPFPLLIKGFLLVPIICLLTLFSSRTFSLMHDCGHNSLFTKRKLNRFFGFLLGLFNGIPQKSWSIDHAFHHRNNGNWEIYKGPIDVLSIEEYNSLNKREQIFYKLSRSWIMLFPGGFYYLVLKPRLGLIIIIFNFTQDIFKETFIKIKNRDFSELLAIYSRVKPPFSDYGDNFSELFELIINNILVIIWWIFMSKWLGLFFFLSFYSLVSTLSASILICIFFVQHNYENAYAKNTKNWDIFDGAIFGSSNLDIPNWLNWFLADISFHSIHHLSERIPNYNLRACHKANIHLLNKSKFLKLKDFPNCFKYIIWDNKNEKLISIS, encoded by the coding sequence ATGTTCAAAATAGAAAGAAGTGATTTTTTAATTAGGCCATTCCTAAAAAGAAATAATTTTATAGCTCTTTACCAGGTTATTTCTACAGTTATACCAATAATTTCTATTTGGATAATAGTTGAAAAAATCATTAATAATCCTTTTCCTTTATTAATAAAAGGTTTCTTATTGGTACCTATTATTTGTCTTCTCACCCTATTCTCTTCTAGAACATTCTCCTTAATGCATGATTGTGGTCATAATTCTCTTTTTACAAAACGAAAATTAAACCGCTTTTTTGGATTTTTGCTGGGTTTATTTAATGGCATTCCCCAGAAATCATGGTCTATTGATCATGCTTTTCATCATAGAAATAATGGGAATTGGGAAATTTACAAAGGGCCTATAGATGTTTTAAGTATTGAAGAATATAATTCTCTAAACAAAAGAGAACAAATATTTTATAAATTAAGTCGTAGTTGGATAATGCTTTTCCCAGGTGGTTTTTATTACTTAGTTTTAAAACCCAGATTAGGGCTAATCATAATTATTTTTAATTTCACTCAAGATATATTTAAAGAGACTTTTATCAAAATAAAAAACAGAGATTTTTCTGAACTTTTAGCTATTTATTCAAGAGTGAAACCTCCTTTCTCTGATTATGGAGATAACTTTAGCGAATTATTTGAATTAATAATAAATAATATCCTAGTAATAATTTGGTGGATTTTTATGAGCAAATGGTTAGGTTTATTTTTTTTCTTATCATTTTACTCGTTAGTATCAACCTTATCAGCTTCAATTTTAATATGTATTTTTTTTGTCCAACATAATTACGAAAATGCATATGCTAAAAATACAAAAAATTGGGATATCTTCGATGGAGCGATTTTTGGTAGTAGCAATTTAGATATACCTAATTGGCTTAATTGGTTTTTAGCGGACATATCCTTCCACAGTATTCATCACCTCTCTGAGAGAATACCGAATTACAACTTAAGAGCTTGTCATAAAGCAAATATACATTTGCTTAATAAATCAAAGTTCTTAAAATTAAAAGATTTTCCAAACTGCTTTAAATATATTATTTGGGATAATAAGAATGAAAAATTAATCTCAATAAGTTAA
- a CDS encoding restriction endonuclease subunit S, producing the protein MKKILDKNHNKYEPWFKWLTRELNSYEAFENFDLGKDPEDVAEDFISTNWIAISEFFDNFDDEDKDTLCQFLKLTECEWHVFRILEKQIALREKIRFVDFKKREK; encoded by the coding sequence ATGAAGAAAATCCTAGATAAAAACCATAATAAATATGAACCATGGTTTAAATGGTTAACAAGAGAACTTAACTCTTATGAGGCATTTGAGAATTTTGATTTAGGTAAAGATCCAGAGGATGTCGCTGAAGATTTTATCTCTACTAATTGGATTGCTATTTCGGAATTCTTCGATAATTTTGATGATGAAGATAAAGATACACTCTGTCAGTTTCTTAAATTAACTGAATGTGAATGGCATGTTTTTAGAATTCTTGAAAAACAAATAGCATTAAGAGAAAAAATAAGATTTGTAGATTTTAAAAAAAGAGAAAAATAA
- a CDS encoding DMT family transporter, with translation MIGILSAFGAAASWTYACFIWRSQTQKYKTIDINLIKNIIAFLIFTPAFINISSSTELKNIFILLVSGIIGIGLGDTFYLKSLQTIGTRKTLSVETLSPLMAAFSGEIFINEDLTIKSWIGVIIVSISLFIILKKGNDFKDENLPFSEKINFKIFAFPFLSVLCAVLGGLFSRMVFLQSNLSPFITTEIRLLGAIIFLITLKGFKINFFLKNIEKKEQRRFLLSILLGTNVGILLQQIVFKTLPIGIGWALLSTSPVISLFFAKNEEREITKKIIFFTCFLFFGLTLIII, from the coding sequence TTGATTGGAATCCTATCTGCTTTTGGAGCTGCTGCATCTTGGACTTATGCGTGCTTTATTTGGCGCTCGCAAACTCAGAAATATAAAACAATAGATATTAATTTAATAAAAAATATAATAGCTTTTTTAATTTTTACACCTGCCTTTATCAATATTAGTTCTTCAACTGAATTAAAAAACATATTTATCCTATTAGTTAGTGGAATAATAGGTATTGGTTTAGGTGATACTTTTTACCTAAAGTCATTACAAACAATCGGCACAAGAAAAACTTTATCTGTAGAAACTCTTTCTCCGTTGATGGCTGCTTTTTCGGGGGAAATATTTATTAATGAAGATTTAACGATTAAATCGTGGATAGGGGTAATCATAGTATCGATTTCGCTATTCATAATTCTCAAAAAAGGGAATGATTTTAAAGATGAAAACTTACCTTTCTCAGAAAAAATTAATTTTAAGATTTTTGCTTTTCCTTTTTTATCAGTTTTATGTGCTGTTCTTGGAGGTCTTTTTTCAAGGATGGTTTTTCTACAAAGCAATTTATCACCGTTCATTACAACTGAGATAAGATTATTAGGTGCAATAATTTTTTTAATAACTTTAAAAGGGTTCAAAATCAATTTTTTCTTAAAAAACATAGAAAAAAAAGAACAAAGAAGATTTTTGCTTTCAATACTTCTTGGAACGAATGTAGGAATATTGCTACAACAAATTGTATTTAAAACTCTTCCTATAGGAATAGGTTGGGCGTTATTAAGTACATCTCCAGTAATTTCGTTATTTTTCGCTAAGAATGAGGAAAGAGAAATTACCAAAAAAATAATATTTTTTACTTGTTTTTTATTTTTTGGCTTAACGTTAATAATTATTTAA